The Corallococcus caeni genome includes a region encoding these proteins:
- the gap gene encoding type I glyceraldehyde-3-phosphate dehydrogenase, translated as MAIKLAINGFGRIGRCILRAALSRKEDLEIVAINDLDKPAALAHLFKYDSVHRTWPGEVSHTDKGIVVNGKEIAVTAEKDPSALPWKSMNVDVVMECTGRFTARDAAAKHLAAGAKKVIISAPAKGPDMTIAYGINHHEYDPAKHHIVSNASCTTNCLAPIAKVLVDNFGIEKGLMTTVHSYTNDQRILDLTHDDMRRARAAALSMIPTSTGAAKAIGEVLPSLKGKMHGLSVRVPTPNVSLVDLTVNTSKKVTAEEVIAAMKAAANGPLKGVLEFSDAQTVSVDYNGNPHSAIFDATNCYVMGDNLLKVMAWYDNEWGFSNRMVDTAKFLVSKGVA; from the coding sequence ATGGCCATCAAGCTCGCCATCAACGGCTTCGGTCGTATCGGTCGCTGCATCCTGCGCGCCGCGCTCAGCCGCAAGGAAGACCTCGAGATCGTCGCCATCAACGACCTCGACAAGCCGGCGGCGCTGGCCCACCTGTTCAAGTACGACTCCGTGCACCGCACGTGGCCGGGCGAGGTCAGCCACACGGACAAGGGCATCGTCGTGAACGGCAAGGAGATCGCCGTCACCGCGGAGAAGGACCCCTCCGCGCTGCCCTGGAAGAGCATGAACGTGGACGTGGTGATGGAGTGCACCGGCCGCTTCACCGCGCGCGACGCCGCCGCCAAGCACCTGGCCGCTGGCGCCAAGAAGGTCATCATCTCCGCGCCGGCCAAGGGCCCGGACATGACCATCGCGTACGGCATCAACCACCACGAGTACGACCCGGCCAAGCACCACATCGTGTCCAACGCCTCGTGCACCACCAACTGCCTGGCGCCCATCGCCAAGGTGCTGGTGGACAACTTCGGCATCGAGAAGGGCCTGATGACGACGGTGCACAGCTACACCAACGACCAGCGCATCCTGGACCTCACCCACGACGACATGCGCCGCGCCCGCGCCGCCGCGCTCTCCATGATCCCCACCAGCACCGGCGCCGCGAAGGCCATCGGCGAGGTGCTCCCGTCGCTCAAGGGCAAGATGCACGGCCTGTCCGTCCGCGTCCCCACCCCGAACGTGTCCCTGGTGGACCTGACGGTGAACACCTCCAAGAAGGTCACCGCGGAAGAGGTCATCGCCGCGATGAAGGCCGCCGCCAACGGCCCGCTCAAGGGCGTGCTGGAGTTCAGCGACGCGCAGACGGTGTCCGTGGACTACAACGGCAACCCGCACTCGGCCATCTTCGACGCCACCAACTGCTACGTGATGGGCGACAACCTGCTCAAGGTCATGGCCTGGTACGACAACGAGTGGGGCTTCTCCAACCGCATGGTCGACACGGCGAAGTTCCTCGTGTCCAAGGGCGTGGCGTAA